The following coding sequences lie in one Clostridiales bacterium genomic window:
- a CDS encoding DUF1016 domain-containing protein: MKHGDKVVKRLSADLKAAFPKMGMSEHKLWDMKCFYARFKDSEPKLRQRVGVLPWWNINKLIANIIGADCVFMQLYRFQFRI, encoded by the coding sequence ATTAAGCATGGAGATAAGGTAGTCAAACGTCTATCAGCAGATTTGAAAGCAGCATTCCCCAAAATGGGTATGTCGGAGCACAAACTATGGGATATGAAATGCTTTTATGCGCGTTTTAAGGATTCTGAGCCAAAACTCCGACAGCGTGTCGGAGTTTTGCCGTGGTGGAATATTAATAAGCTGATTGCTAATATTATTGGGGCTGATTGTGTATTTATGCAACTTTACCGGTTTCAATTTCGGATTTGA
- a CDS encoding DUF4238 domain-containing protein: MAERKNQHFVPKVYLRSFASGENCVDLYIKSKGKLVKEASLSGQASKPYFYGKDLNIEEGLGYFENEYGKVLEKINKNIDSLLDSDLHLLAMFLFLQSRRTEAAIMELIDTSKNIQNYLSISFPNINLSQFEDINSRQNNIDLSLSVAVDLYNSCRDLSYKFLINNTSKDFITSDSPVCLYNQFHERIKRKTFAFNSIGTQIFFPLTPRISFLLYDNACYKVGTRKSISVILNNAKDIDTLNAITYINANEVIYFRNRGAIGNFTYLDKISNNPSKHETIPIDNKTGVFHTSNQPPLCKANLSFIKETDLSKVIKVLPESYPPLLRKYCTDFHRKEIKLR, translated from the coding sequence ATGGCAGAACGAAAGAACCAACACTTTGTTCCTAAAGTGTATTTAAGGAGCTTTGCTTCAGGGGAAAATTGTGTAGATTTATATATAAAATCTAAAGGAAAATTGGTTAAAGAAGCTTCTCTTTCTGGACAAGCTTCAAAACCTTATTTCTATGGTAAGGATTTGAATATCGAAGAAGGGCTTGGATATTTTGAAAACGAATATGGTAAGGTGCTTGAAAAGATAAATAAAAATATTGATTCTCTTTTAGACTCAGATTTACATTTATTGGCTATGTTCTTGTTTTTACAGTCAAGAAGAACAGAGGCTGCTATTATGGAACTTATCGATACGAGTAAGAATATACAAAACTACCTTTCAATTAGTTTCCCAAACATAAATCTTTCACAATTTGAGGATATCAATTCTCGTCAGAATAATATTGACCTCTCTCTAAGTGTAGCAGTAGATTTATACAACTCATGTCGTGACTTAAGCTACAAATTCTTAATAAACAATACCTCTAAAGATTTTATTACTTCAGATAGTCCGGTTTGCCTCTACAATCAGTTTCATGAACGAATCAAACGTAAAACATTTGCATTTAATTCAATAGGGACTCAGATATTCTTTCCTTTGACACCAAGAATTTCGTTCCTTTTGTATGACAATGCTTGTTATAAAGTTGGTACACGTAAATCAATTTCTGTAATACTAAATAACGCTAAAGATATAGATACTTTAAATGCAATAACTTATATAAATGCAAATGAAGTCATATACTTTCGGAATAGAGGTGCGATAGGTAATTTTACATACTTGGATAAAATCAGTAATAATCCATCCAAACATGAAACCATTCCCATTGATAATAAAACTGGGGTCTTTCATACATCTAATCAGCCTCCTTTGTGTAAAGCAAATTTATCCTTCATTAAAGAAACAGACCTGTCAAAAGTTATAAAAGTGCTTCCTGAATCCTATCCTCCGTTGTTACGAAAATACTGTACTGATTTTCATAGGAAAGAAATAAAGCTTAGATAG
- a CDS encoding DNA cytosine methyltransferase, producing the protein MNAISLFSSSGIGDLGLKAKNIRTVIGCELLADRMRLFGHNHPEATTFNGDIWKLKNHIIEYYKTTYNDPPFVILATPPCQGMSSNGMGTMLRNFRNGIRPKFDERNRLIIPAIDVIKELKPQWVIFENVPNMINTLIQDGNDSLINIIDYIHRELGDSYEGNPTVVDVADYGVPQHRKRLITILRRSSNPSKQVVHIPHPTHGKDSSIFVEPWVTLRSAIGNLPPLSAEKGKNICTTLPLHRVPLLDDKKLFWVHNTPEGQTALNNQCINPKCRYQGNRIHGAKHDVDGINKANTDTPLYCEKCGELLPRPYTIDKITGEKRFMKAFTSAYKRMSWDEPASTLTQNFQYACSDNKLHPSQDRVLSIYEALILQTISKYDYSFEIDGRCVPEGLIRDTIGESVPPLLIERIADYIINYKP; encoded by the coding sequence ATGAATGCTATAAGCTTATTTTCATCCTCTGGTATAGGAGATTTGGGTTTAAAAGCTAAAAATATTAGGACTGTTATTGGCTGTGAACTGCTCGCAGATAGGATGAGACTATTTGGTCATAATCATCCGGAAGCAACAACTTTCAATGGCGATATATGGAAGCTAAAAAATCATATAATAGAATATTATAAGACTACTTATAATGATCCTCCTTTTGTTATTTTAGCCACACCGCCTTGCCAAGGCATGTCATCTAATGGTATGGGTACCATGCTCCGTAATTTCCGCAATGGTATTCGTCCCAAGTTTGATGAACGTAATCGTCTCATTATTCCTGCTATTGATGTAATCAAAGAGCTTAAACCTCAATGGGTTATTTTCGAGAACGTACCTAATATGATTAATACTCTTATACAGGATGGTAATGATTCGTTAATAAATATAATTGACTATATTCATAGAGAACTTGGTGATTCATACGAGGGGAATCCTACAGTCGTTGATGTAGCAGATTATGGAGTTCCGCAACATAGAAAACGTCTAATAACAATTCTTAGACGTTCATCGAATCCATCTAAGCAAGTCGTACATATACCGCATCCAACCCATGGGAAGGATTCGTCTATTTTTGTTGAGCCATGGGTTACCTTAAGATCTGCAATTGGTAATCTTCCCCCTCTATCCGCTGAAAAAGGTAAGAATATTTGCACGACTCTTCCACTTCACAGGGTTCCATTATTAGATGATAAGAAGTTGTTTTGGGTACATAATACACCCGAAGGGCAAACTGCTCTTAATAATCAATGTATCAATCCCAAATGCCGTTATCAAGGGAACCGAATTCATGGTGCCAAACATGATGTAGATGGAATTAATAAAGCCAATACGGATACTCCATTATACTGCGAAAAGTGTGGCGAGTTATTACCACGACCATATACAATTGATAAGATAACAGGCGAAAAGCGCTTTATGAAAGCGTTTACAAGTGCATACAAAAGAATGTCATGGGATGAACCAGCAAGTACCTTAACTCAAAACTTTCAGTATGCTTGCTCTGATAATAAACTTCATCCCTCTCAAGATCGAGTTCTATCTATTTATGAGGCACTTATTCTTCAGACAATTTCAAAATACGATTATTCCTTTGAGATTGATGGAAGGTGTGTTCCAGAGGGTCTAATACGTGATACTATTGGAGAAAGTGTGCCTCCCTTGCTAATTGAACGTATAGCAGATTATATTATCAATTATAAACCATAG